One region of Eubalaena glacialis isolate mEubGla1 chromosome 6, mEubGla1.1.hap2.+ XY, whole genome shotgun sequence genomic DNA includes:
- the LOC133093080 gene encoding double homeobox protein 4-like protein 4, protein MTLVPGKGNSSSEEYRAVVGRLSRPSRRRRLVLRLSQKDTLQALFQQNPYPGITTRERLARELGIPESRIQVWFQNQRRRRLKQSRLLSENAFKGGQSQPLRPPPPQTLTRGAASGCCVGHPLMFIVVQPSLAALQGCQNPQPLPATVPWGEGTHAVIASGQPAQGAILPPAPPETHFWQQQATSSEETSPQLEQQTQHSALLGSSSLLDELLSDADILDKAGPLPNADAEEEELAATLEAPLSEEEFQALLDMLPGSPVPQA, encoded by the exons ATGACCTTGGTGCCTGGAAAGGGAAACTCATCTTCCGAGGAGTACCGGGCtgttgtgg GCCGACTCTCAAGACCATCGCGAAGGAGGAGGCTGGTTCTGAGGCTGAGTCAGAAGGACACCCTGCAAGCACTCTTTCAACAGAACCCCTACCCCGGGATAACGACCAGAGAACGGCTGGCGCGAGAACTGGGCATTCCAGAAAGCAGAATTCAG GTTTGGTTTCAAAACCAACGAAGAAGACGCCTAAAGCAGAGCCGATTGCTGTCGGAGAATGCCTTCAAAGGAGGGCAGTCGCAGCCGCTGCGGCCACCACCACCTCAGACTTTGACTCGAG GGGCTGCCTCTGGGTGCTGTGTGGGCCACCCGTTGATGTTCATCGTGGTCCAGCCCAGCCTGGCAGCACTTCAGGGATGCCAGAACCCACAGCCTCTTCCGGCCACAGTTCCGTGGGGCGAAGGGACACATGCTGTCATCGCCAGTGGGCAGCCTGCCCAGGGGGCCATCTTGCCGCCTGCACCGCCAGAGACACACTTCTGGCAGCAGCAGGCAACCTCAAGTGAAGAGACATCTCCCCAGCTGGAGCAACAGACCCAGCACTCAGCCCTTCTAGGCTCCTCAAGCCTCCTGGACGAACTCTTGTCAGACGCGGACATTCTGGACAAGGCAGGCCCTTTGCCGAATGCGGACGCAGAGGAAGAGGAACTTGCGGCAACCCTGGAAGCCCCCCTCAGCGAGGAAGAATTCCAGGCCTTGCTCGACATGCTGCCAGGCTCCCCAGTGCCACAGGCTTAG